In Heterodontus francisci isolate sHetFra1 chromosome 5, sHetFra1.hap1, whole genome shotgun sequence, one DNA window encodes the following:
- the LOC137370177 gene encoding octapeptide-repeat protein T2-like codes for ERANERENERENERENERERERTRENERENERERENERERERERERERERERTRERERERENERERTRERERENERERERERERERERQTDRENERENERERERERERTRARENTRRTRERERTRERERGRAKEGERTRERTRERTRERTRERTRERTRERTRERTRERTRERTRERERERERNEGERTREREREREREREIERERERERENERERERERERNERERTREREREKENERENERENEKEYERERTRERERENERERERERTRESERERERARERERERESERENQNERANERENERERERTRKNESERERGNEREGTRERERERGNEREGTRERERERANERERTRESER; via the exons gagagagcgaacgagagagagaacgagagagaaaacgagagagaaaacgagagagaacgagagagaacgagagagaacgagagagagaacgagagagagagagagaacgagagagagagagaacgagagagagagagagaacgagagagagagagaacgagagagagagaacgagagagagagaacgagagagagagaacgagagagagagaacgagaaaacgagagagaacgagagagagagagagagagagagagagagagacagacagatcgagagaacgagagagagaacgagagagagagagaacgagagagagagagaacgagagcgagagagaacacgaga agaacacgagagcgagagagaacacgagagcgagaacgagggagagcgaaggagggagagcgaacgagggagagaacgagggagagaacgagggagagaacgagggagagaacgagggagagaacgagggagagaacgagggagagaacgagggagagaacgagggagagaacgagggagagagaacgagagagagagagaaacgagggagagagaacgagagagagagagagagagagagagagagaacgggagata gagagagagagagaaagagagagagagaacgagagagaacgagagagagaacgagagaga aacgagagagagagaacgagagagagagaacgagagaaagagaacgagagagagaacgagagagagaacgagaaagaatacgagagagagagaacgagagagagagagagagagaacgagagagagagagaacgagagagaacgagagagagcgagagagaacgagagagagcgagagagagagaacgagaacgagagagcgaacgagagaaccagaacgagagagcgaacgagagagagaacgagagagaacgagaaagaacgagaaagaacgagagcgaacgagagagagggaacgagagagagggaacgagagagagggaacgagagagagggaacgagagagagggaacgagagagagggaacgagagagagcgaacgagagagagcgaacgagagagagcgaacga